Proteins from a genomic interval of Crassostrea angulata isolate pt1a10 chromosome 7, ASM2561291v2, whole genome shotgun sequence:
- the LOC128155687 gene encoding macrophage migration inhibitory factor-like, whose amino-acid sequence MTLTSVSAVIKTNVPRQSIKKDFLSKLTEHLCQIYNTEAKRVIVEIHPDTPMMRGGLTAPMMNIEFYHNTDVISQTTKHKHATGMAKFMADELRIPVDRVLVLFFDTRKCT is encoded by the exons ATGACGCTAACAAGTGTCTCTGCAGTAATTAAGACTAATGTCCCACGACAGTCCATTAAAAAGGACTTCTTGAGCAAATTAACGGAACACTTATGCCAGATCTACAACACGGAAGCAAAG agagTGATTGTGGAAATCCATCCGGACACCCCGATGATGAGGGGTGGTCTGACGGCTCCCATGATGAACATTGAGTTTTACCACAACACTGACGTCATATCACAAACCACCAAACACAAGCACGCAACGGGAATGGCCAAGTTTATGGCAGACGAACTACGTATACCGGTTGACAG aGTCCTGGTTTTGTTTTTCGACACTAGAAAATGCACATGA
- the LOC128193208 gene encoding uncharacterized protein LOC128193208, translating into MWTIISQIISFDEISKNFKTWKERDRFKSDSTQDNDRDRKSSISGVKNEEKGLLPLGNGSWIFLQTFQWEKQNESRRSLQRHTFFSWMYNKDALLHYIADLGVLHFFSIYQNVCGVLVENNVVNLSWKTFEPYLCDTYHHADVFRCRRLTKQKIDVVKVSVVVEEHAVGHDFETKDGQIRMQAFSTLVRKLVPLPSVGEQFMCYVKGDVYLTGILKYFFIRQVFNDRGVRLGRSEYEDMQRRLESCKRLQQSFDASIDAFSLQLAEAGYFLTTDYKLAQCFKCGGVLQLKKFDFDPWEDHAYWHPSCPFLLERRGQEFVDKVRQKLKQRCNFNSECVFTFRLRNLAPVCPLGSGAIPDSDSSDDDDDEMGEDSDDYFGSESPESDYFSDDEIF; encoded by the coding sequence ATGTGGACTATCATTTCACAAATCATTTCCTTTGATGAAATCAGCAAAAACTTCAAAACGTGGAAAGAAAGGGATAGATTTAAAAGTGATTCCACTCAAGATAACGACAGAGACAGAAAATCTAGCATTAGTGGCGTAAAAAACGAGGAGAAAGGATTACTTCCGTTAGGCAATGGGAGCTGgatttttcttcaaacattCCAGTGGGAAAAACAAAACGAAAGTAGGCGATCGTTGCAAAGACACACTTTTTTCAGTTGGATGTACAACAAGGATGCCTTGCTACATTATATTGCAGATTTGGGAGTTCttcattttttctccatttatcAGAACGTGTGCGGGGTGTTGGTTGAAAACAATGTTGTCAATCTGTCTTGGAAAACCTTCGAGCCTTACCTGTGTGACACGTATCATCACGCAGATGTGTTTAGATGTCGGAGGCTGACCAAGCAGAAGATAGACGTGGTCAAAGTGTCCGTTGTAGTGGAGGAGCATGCTGTTGGTCATGACTTCGAAACCAAGGATGGACAGATTCGTATGCAAGCGTTTTCTACTCTTGTTCGAAAACTCGTTCCACTACCTTCCGTTGGTGAACAGTTTATGTGCTATGTTAAAGGAGATGTGTACTTAACAGGCATTCTAAAATACTTCTTTATTCGTCAGGTTTTTAACGACAGGGGTGTTCGTTTAGGGAGGTCCGAATATGAAGACATGCAGCGCCGCCTGGAGTCTTGCAAAAGACTGCAGCAAAGTTTTGACGCCAGTATTGACGCGTTTTCTCTACAGCTGGCAGAGGCTGGCTACTTCCTCACTACTGACTACAAACTAGCGCAGTGTTTCAAATGTGGCGGGGTTTTACAGTTGAAAAAGTTTGATTTTGATCCATGGGAAGACCACGCCTACTGGCATCCAAGCTGCCCGTTCCTCTTAGAAAGAAGAGGACAGGAGTTTGTGGACAAAGTGCGACAGAAACTCAAACAACGTTGTAATTTCAATTCGGAGTGTGTTTTCACATTCAGACTTCGGAATCTCGCGCCTGTTTGTCCTCTAGGTAGCGGAGCAATACCCGACAGCGATTCGTCGGACGACGATGATGACGAGATGGGCGAGGATTCGGATGACTATTTCGGATCAGAGAGCCCGGAAAGTGACTATTTCTCGgatgatgaaatattttga